In Gigantopelta aegis isolate Gae_Host chromosome 6, Gae_host_genome, whole genome shotgun sequence, the following are encoded in one genomic region:
- the LOC121374563 gene encoding KRAB-A domain-containing protein 2-like, with protein sequence MDLEETFRRSLYTSYGENKCILLPKDEYIKTVGELLEATQAPKKSPRKFYLLKKYELLQCGDVQKLIRKKLNQEHPLYFATIDKTFDIIKCAHIASGHGGQDKMIKEINKNYANITQDAIILFKSMCIECQRKRKQTATKGIVVKPILSKDFSSRAQVDLIDMQSKCQGQHKWIMVYQDHLTKFCILRPLKRASEVAYQLLDIYLLLGSPSILQSDNGSEFTAQFITELKQMWSELFIVHGKPRHPQRHGSVERANCDIKDMLIAWMSDNDTRDWTVGLKFVQFQKNSSHHTGIKCSPFAALFDADAKVGLTSSSHPQDVIARLQTEHDLLSAVFHPNPVEQSSEEAEPVPVSPISVRQEEIRLQRERVPEMPSSSRQRERSNEVTLCFLVCKSEAM encoded by the coding sequence ATGGATCTAGAGGAGACTTTCAGGCGTTCGCTGTACACGAGCTATGGAGAGAATAAGTGTATCTTGCTACCTAAGGACGAATACATTAAGACTGTTGGCGAGTTGCTGGAAGCCACCCAGGCACCCAAAAAATCACCGCGTAAGTTTTACTTGCTTAAGAAATATGAACTACTGCAGTGTGGGGACGTTCAAAAGCTCATCAGAAAGAAGCTAAACCAGGAACATCCACTGTACTTCGCTACCATCGATAAGACCTTTGACATCATCAAGTGCGCCCACATCGCTTCTGGTCATGGAGGACAAGACAAGATGATCAAGGAGATCAACAAGAATTACGCCAACATCACCCAGGATGCTATTATCTTGTTCAAGTCCATGTGCATCGAGTGCCAGAGAAAACGGAAACAGACAGCTACCAAGGGAATTGTCGTCAAACCAATCCTGTCTAAGGACTTCAGTTCCAGAGCGCAAGTTGACCTCATCGACATGCAGTCTAAGTGCCAAGGTCAACACAAATGGATCATGGTGTACCAAGACCATCTTACCAAGTTCTGCATCCTGCGTCCTCTCAAGCGTGCATCGGAAGTAGCTTATCAGTTGCTGGACATCTACCTTCTGCTGGGATCCCCTTCAATACTACAAAGTGACAACGGGTCCGAATTCACAGCGCAATTTATCACTGAGTTGAAGCAGATGTGGTCTGAGCTCTTCATCGTTCATGGGAAGCCGAGACACCCCCAGAGACATGGTTCAGTGGAAAGAGCCAACTGCGACATAAAAGACATGTTGATTGCATGGATGAGTGACAATGACACACGGGACTGGACTGTTGGACTCAAGTTTGTGCAATTTCAAAAGAACTCAAGCCATCACACTGGAATCAAGTGTTCTCCCTTTGCTGCTCTGTTTGATGCCGATGCGAAGGTAGGATTGACATCATCCAGCCACCCCCAAGATGTCATTGCAAGGTTGCAAACTGAACACGACCTCCTGTCTGCAGTATTCCATCCAAACCCAGTCGAGCAATCCAGCGAGGAAGCAGAACCTGTACCAGTCTCACCCATCTCTGTACGTCAGGAGGAAATTAggctgcagagagagagagtgccaGAGATGCCCAGTTCCAGCAGGCAGAGAGAACGGTCAAACGAAGTCacattgtgttttctagtgtgcAAATCGGAAGCAATGTGA